One genomic segment of Mycolicibacterium chubuense NBB4 includes these proteins:
- a CDS encoding 4a-hydroxytetrahydrobiopterin dehydratase, which produces MAVLTDEQVDAALPELDGWERADGALRRSVKFPAFLDGIEAVRRVAEHAEAKDHHPDIDIRWCTVSFALVTHSEGGITDKDLQMARDIDGILG; this is translated from the coding sequence ATGGCTGTGTTGACGGACGAACAGGTAGACGCCGCACTGCCCGAACTCGACGGCTGGGAGCGGGCCGACGGCGCACTGCGCCGCTCGGTCAAGTTCCCGGCGTTTCTCGACGGGATCGAGGCGGTGCGCCGGGTGGCCGAGCACGCGGAGGCCAAGGACCATCATCCGGATATCGACATCCGATGGTGCACAGTGAGTTTCGCCCTCGTGACGCACTCGGAAGGCGGCATCACGGACAAGGACCTGCAGATGGCCCGCGATATCGACGGGATCCTCGGGTAG
- a CDS encoding mannosyltransferase, with protein sequence MARLSAAAPVLLIVSIAARLAWTYLLPNGANFVDLHVYVGGAAALDQPGTLYDYVYADQTPDFPLPFTYPPFAAVVFYPLHLLPFGLVALAWELGIVAALYGVVRLSQRLLADSPGALPGGHRVAMLWTAVGIWTEPLRSTFDYGQINVLLVLAVLYAVYRTQWWLSGLLVGLAAGVKLTPAVSGLYFLGARRWATAVFSGVVFLGTVVLSALVVGDQTRYYFTDLLGDARRVGPIGTSFNQSWRGGISRILGHDAGYGPLVVAGIAVTAVLALLAWRAIGGSDDRLAAIVVVQLFGLLLSPISWTHHWVWLIPLMIWLLHGPWRDRTGARILGWGWLALTLIGVPWLLSFAQPTIWVISRPWYLAWAGLIYIVATLATLAWIATRGSRRYRGPSAGPCP encoded by the coding sequence ATGGCTCGGCTGTCGGCCGCGGCTCCCGTGCTGCTGATCGTCAGCATCGCCGCGCGGCTGGCGTGGACCTATCTGCTGCCCAACGGTGCCAACTTCGTCGACCTGCACGTCTACGTCGGGGGTGCGGCGGCGCTGGATCAGCCCGGCACCCTCTACGACTACGTCTACGCCGACCAGACGCCGGACTTCCCGCTGCCGTTCACGTATCCGCCGTTCGCGGCCGTGGTCTTCTACCCGCTGCACCTACTGCCGTTCGGGCTGGTGGCCCTGGCGTGGGAACTGGGCATCGTGGCCGCGCTCTACGGCGTGGTGCGCCTCAGCCAGCGCCTCCTGGCGGATTCCCCCGGCGCCCTGCCCGGTGGCCATCGTGTCGCGATGCTGTGGACGGCCGTCGGCATCTGGACCGAGCCACTGCGCAGCACCTTCGACTACGGCCAGATCAATGTGCTGCTGGTGCTGGCCGTGCTCTATGCGGTCTACCGCACGCAGTGGTGGCTGTCGGGTCTGCTGGTCGGCCTGGCGGCCGGGGTGAAGCTGACGCCTGCGGTGTCGGGCCTGTACTTCCTCGGCGCACGGCGCTGGGCCACGGCCGTCTTCTCAGGCGTCGTCTTCCTCGGGACGGTCGTCCTGTCGGCGCTCGTCGTGGGGGACCAGACTCGGTACTACTTCACCGACCTGCTCGGCGACGCCCGCCGGGTCGGTCCGATCGGAACCTCGTTCAACCAGTCGTGGCGCGGCGGCATCTCCCGGATCCTCGGCCACGACGCCGGCTACGGGCCGCTCGTCGTGGCGGGTATCGCGGTGACGGCGGTGCTGGCGCTGCTGGCGTGGCGCGCCATCGGAGGTTCCGACGACCGCCTCGCAGCGATCGTCGTCGTGCAGTTGTTCGGTCTGCTGCTGTCGCCGATCTCCTGGACTCACCACTGGGTGTGGCTGATCCCGCTGATGATCTGGCTGCTGCACGGCCCGTGGCGAGACCGGACCGGCGCGCGGATACTGGGCTGGGGCTGGCTGGCCCTGACGCTCATCGGGGTGCCGTGGCTGCTCAGCTTCGCCCAGCCGACGATCTGGGTCATCTCGCGGCCCTGGTACCTGGCGTGGGCCGGCTTGATCTACATCGTCGCCACGCTGGCGACGCTGGCCTGGATCGCTACCCGAGGATCCCGTCGATATCGCGGGCCATCTGCAGGTCCTTGTCCGTGA